TTTAAGGAAAATTTGGAAATAAAAGATGTAATTTCCAAAATAAAAGTAATAGCACCTAAAACTGAAGTAATAGAAACTATTTTTGTTATAAATGATAAAAAAGAGTTGGTAGGTGAAGCGGATTTGAGAGATATACTCATTGCCGCAGACGATACAAAACTGATAGAAATAATGAACGAAAATGTAATATGGGTTAATGCTGAAGAAGATCAGGAAGATGTAGCAAGACTTGTTTCAAAATATGATTTGAGAGTTGTACCTGTTGTGAATAAAAAGAAAAAACTGTTGGGAATAATAACAATAGATGATATTATTGATGTAATTCATGAAGAAAATACAGAAGATATTTTAAAATTAGGGGGAGCTTCAGATGAAGAGGATGTATACTCTGAATTTACTGTTTCAGTGAAAAAAAGATTGTTATGGTTGACAATAAATCTTGGGACAGCATTTTTGGCGGCATTTACTGTAGGAATATTTTCAAATACTATTGATAAAGTTGTAGCTCTTGCAGCTACTATGCCCATTGTCAGCGGAATGGGCGGAAATGCGGGGACTCAATCACTGTCTATAACAATACGTGCTTTGGCTTTGGGGGAAATTGATATGAAAGACACTTTGAAAATAGTACTTAAAAACTTTCTTGTAGGTGCGGTAAATGGATCAATTTTAGGAATATTGTGTGGTATTGTAATGTATGCTTTATATCAAAATGCTTATCTGGGAGTGATAATTTTTATGGCAATGATAGGAAATTTGGTATTGGCATGTATAACGGGATTTCTTATACCTATTACTTTGAAAGCTGTAAAAATAGATCCTGCTATGGCTTCAGCAGTTATATTGACTACAGTGACTGACGTATTCGGATTTTTCCTATTTCTGGGATTAGCGACATTATTTTTGGACAAGCTTGTGTAACAGCTACTTTGGAAAATTATGGATAGTGTCAAAGAAAGGTTATATAAATGAATAATATAGGATTATTAATAATTTTATATTTTGTTCTTTATTTTTTTATAAGGAAAATACGGAGAAGTATAAAATTAAGTTTTGAAAAACTGGAAGAATTGAATGGTGAATTTATATACACATTTTTGAAAAATTTTTCGAAAAAAGAAATGTATTTTAATCTTGAAGAAGTTCATTCTTTATTTTTTACTCAAATGATTGTTAAAAATGGAAGCTTCGGTAATTTAACAGTGTATATTATACTGGAAGATGAATATGCCGTGAAACTTCAGAAAAAGGAAAATATAATAACATTTTTTAAAAGTTGTAAAGAAAATAAGCCTGAAATGTATGAGAAATTTTTAGAGTCCACTCCTATGGGAATTGATATATCTGCAATAATGGATAAAGAAATAGAAGATTATAAAAATAGCGGTAAATAATGAAAGAGAGTGTAGATTTTATATATGAGAACAGAAAAAGTTTTAGGATATGATGTTCACAGAAAAAAGGTAAAAAATATAAATTTGAGAATAAATAGTCAAATGGAAGTTTATATTTCAGTTCCAATGAATTTACATGTAAGTTATATTGAAAATTTTATTCGTTCTAAAGAAAGTTGGATAAAAAAAGTTTTAAATAAAATTGAAACTGTAAAATTGAAACAGACCGGATATGAGTATAAAACAGGAGAAATCCATAATTTTCTTGGAGAAGGATATGTTTTAAAAGTTAAAATAAGTAATAACAATAAAGTCATTTTGAAAAAAGAAAGAGAAGAATTGTTACTTATTACAAAATTTGACAATTTTGAAGAAAAAAAGAAAATAATGGAAAAGTGGTATTTTGAATGTGCAAAAAAACTATTTCCTGTTGTGATGGAAAAATGGCTCAATATATTAAATGAAAGAATAGAGCATTTATCTATTAAACCAATGAAAACAAGATGGGGCTCGTGTAATTATAATAAAAGATATATAAATCTTAATACAGAACTTATAAAAAGAACACTTTTTGAAATAGAGTATGTTGTTTTGCATGAGTTGGCGCACTTGAAATATCCTAATCATGGTAAAGGCTTTTATAATTATGTGGAGAAATATATGCCTGATTATAGAAAAGCTGAAAAAATGCTTAATGCAAAACACTATTATTAGGATATATTTAAATTATTTAAAAAAATAATAAAAAATCTCTTAGTAGAATAATATTTAATTTACTTAAATTTAAGTACGAATATAATCCATTAAAGGGTAGTAAGTTTTTTATAAGAATAATAAAAATAAGAATACAGTTGAAATTATAATAGGATAAAAATGTTTGAATAATATGAAATTACTGACTTCGGTAGTTTCTTTTTATTTTGATAAAAAGTATATTCTAATGAAAAATATTGGTATTTATGCTAAAATAATTATAATAAAAATAGTTACAAAGGGGAGAAACAATGAATAAGAGAGAAAAAAAGTTTTATGAAAGGTTTAAGTCTGAAAATATTAATGAAGAACAGATTAAAAAAGCTAAAAATATAGCTGTTCATTTAGGAAAGGTATCATCAAAATTTTTACTACTCATAAAAATGATAAATTCCAATTTCAAAGGAGAATTTAAAATTTCGACAATGGATAAGCTGAAAATAATCGGAGCAATAGTTTATGTAATAACTCCTATAGATGCAGTACCTGATTTTATGCCGTTACTGGGATTTGGAGATGATATAGCTGTAGTAACTTATGTTTTATCAAAATTAGATAAACTGGTTTCAGAATATGAAAAATTTGAAAATCTAAAAGTACGGGCAAAAGAAAAATCAGAAGGACCTGATTTTGAAAATATGAGAACGGTCAATGAAGAAAGTGAATAAAAATATTATACTTGACAATTATGAAATAAAAGAATAAATTTATTTGAAAACTGTAAAGAATGAATTTAAGTAATAAAAGATTAAAAAATAATAGTATAAGGGGTGTTAAATGAAGAAAGATATATTTTTAAAACAGTTCCCTGCCAGTTTGGAATATGAAGTAAGTAAACTCTATAATACTTTTGAAATAGCAATGGAATACAATATAATAACTTATACTGAGGAATTTTATACTCCAAATATATGGAAAAAACTCACTGAGAAAATAGAAGGTATTAAAGTGATAACAGAAGGAGTGTTTAAAAATAGTGACAGAAGACAAATAGGTTTTGTTCCTGAAGAGATTTTCAGGAAAGAAGTTTTAAATATGAACGGAAAAATAAAAAATAATATGGAATTTCCGTGTAGATTATTAAAAATAGAAATAAATTCAAAATTTAGTGAGTATACACATAGAGATTTTCTCGGAAGTCTTATAGGGCTTAATATAAAGAGGGAATTGATGGGGGATTTGATTTTGTATGGAGATAAAGGATATATTCCCGTATCCGAAAAAATAGCGGATTATATCCTTTCGGAATTAAACCGGATCGGAAATGTTCCGTGTATCGTAGAAAAAATGAATATGAAAGATGCTGAAAATATACCTGAATACAGATATGACGACAGACTTATAGTTGTATCGTCAAAAAGACTTGATAGTATCATTTCGGCAATAACCAATATATCGAGGACAAAAGTGATAGAGCCGATAGAAAAAGGGAAAGTATTTATTGATTATTATGAAGAGAAAAATAAGGCAAGAATTCTTGAAATCGGGAGTCTTATAACAATAAGAGGAGTTGGAAAATATAAACTTTTTTCTGAACACGGAGAAACAAAAAAAGGAAAAGAAAGACTGCTAATTAAGAAATATATATAAATTTATATTTAACATTATTGAACAAAGTTTGAAAAGAGAGGAAAAGAGAGGATAATATGAAAAATGTGACACCTGAAAGTAACTTGAATATGATAGTAAAAAGTTTAATTTATGCAGTAGTAATAGTTTTAATAATAGCGTTTTTAAAAATAGCGTTGAATGCATTTTTATCAGTAATATTTTATATTATTCCTATTGCAGTCGTAATATATTTATTTATGAGATTTGGAGGGGGAAATTAATATGGAAAAAAATGTAAAAGAATATAAATGGAATTTAAGTGATATTTATAAAAATTACGGAGAATGGGGAAAAGATTTTGAAAAAGCTGAAAAGATAAGACAGGAACTTATTTTGTATAAAGGGAAAATGTCAAATGAGAAAAAATTACTGGAATTTTTAAAAAAACAGGAAGAACTTGATAAAATATCTTACAAACTTTATAGATATCCTCAATTAGCAAGAGATTTGAATTCATCGGATAAAGAAGCTGTAGAAAATTTACAGAAAATACAGTTTTTATTTTCAGGAATATCTACTGATTTGTCTTGGCTGAATTCTGAACTTATTGATAATAAAAGTAAAATAGAAAAATGGATAGAAAAAGAAGAGTTTTCAGATTATAAATTTGGATTAAAAAATCTTTTTCGACTTCAAAAGCATGTGTTAAGTGAAAGAGAAAGTAAACTTTTATCTTATTTCAGTTCATTTTTTTCGATACCATCGACAATATATACAGAAATTACTGTAACTGATGTAGAATGGCCTATAGTCCGATTAAGCACAGGAGAAAAAGTAGAAGTGACTACTGCAAATTATTCCAGAATTTTAACTAACAGCAGAAATCAGAAAGATAGGAAACTGATGTTTGAAAATTATTATGGAATATACAAAGGAAAGGAAAATACAATAGCTGCAATATATAATTCAATTTTACAGAAAAATATAGGAAAAAAGAAAGCTTATGAGTATAATTCCTTTTTATTAAGTTTTCTTGAAGGGAACAATATTCCTGAAAAAGTATATCTGAACCTTATAAATACTGCAAAGGAAAATACAGAAGCACTACAAAGGTATTTAAAATTAAGAAAAAAAATACTAGGACTGAAAAAATATCATAATTATGACGGTTCAGTAAGTCTTATTAAGTTTAACAAAGATTATGAATATGATAATGCAAAAAAAATAGTACTGGAATCGGTAAAACCTTTAGGAAAAGATTATTCGGAAAAAATGAAAAAAGCTATAAGTGAGGGGTGGATTGATGTTTTCGAAGCTAAGGGGAAACGTTCGGGGGCCTATTCAGCAGGAGTTTATGGGGTTCATCCTTATATGCTTTTAAATTATAATAAAACATTGGACAGTGTTTTTACATTGGCACATGAACTGGGACATACACTACATACGCTGTATTCCGATGAAAATCAACCGTTTTCCATGTCAGGATATACAATATTTGTAGCTGAAGTGGCATCTACATTTAATGAAAGACTTTTACTCGATTATATGCTCGAAAAAACTGAAGATTCGAAAGAAAAGATAGCTCTTCTTGAACAGGAAATAAGAAATATAACAGGAACTTTCTATTTTCAAGCATTATTGGCAGATTATGAATATAGAGCACATTCATTGGCAGAAAATGGGAAGCCTGTAACTGCTAATGTCCTGAGCGGAATTATGGAAGAGCTTTTTGATGAATATTATGGAAAAGATGTTGAAAAAGATGAACTGCTTTATGTACTGTGGTCAAGAGTACCTCATTTTTTCAATTCTCCGTTTTATGTATATCAATATGCGACATGTTTCGCTTCATCAGCGATATTGTATGACAGAATAATAAAAGAAAAAAATGAAATAAAGAAGAAAAAAGCATTAAAAAAATATATAGGATTACTTTCTTCAGGAGGAAATGATTTTCCAATGGAGCAATTGAAAAAAGCGGGTGTGGATTTATCAAAAAAAACGGCAATAAAAGCTGTTTCGGAACAACTTAATATACTTATCGATAAATTAGAGAATGAAATAAAAAAAATAGATACTTAAATAAAAGGTTTTCAGCCGATTTTAATATTTATATGATAGTATAAATTTATGTGACGGTATAAAAAATTTGGAAGGAAGCAATATTATGACTGTAATAGAAAAAATTAAAAAAATTTTTCCGAATATGAAAAAAGGAATTGAAAGGTTCCCTATAACAGTATCTTTTAGTGTGATTACTTTCGGAATGCTTTCTTATGCGATAAGAATAGGTGAACTTAAAGGAGCGGATGCAATCCCTCTTGAGTTAAAAAAAATGATTATTTTGTTAATTTTGGGTATTCTTATAACAGCAACTTTAGAATTGATAAGGGAAAAATATTTTTTTAATAGAAATATAACTGTAATGAGAGGAATATCGTTTATAACTGTGTCAGTTCTGTTATTTTTTATTAAAATAATATATTTATCCGATAAAAAAATAAGTAATTTT
The Leptotrichia sp. OH3620_COT-345 genome window above contains:
- the pepF gene encoding oligoendopeptidase F; protein product: MEKNVKEYKWNLSDIYKNYGEWGKDFEKAEKIRQELILYKGKMSNEKKLLEFLKKQEELDKISYKLYRYPQLARDLNSSDKEAVENLQKIQFLFSGISTDLSWLNSELIDNKSKIEKWIEKEEFSDYKFGLKNLFRLQKHVLSERESKLLSYFSSFFSIPSTIYTEITVTDVEWPIVRLSTGEKVEVTTANYSRILTNSRNQKDRKLMFENYYGIYKGKENTIAAIYNSILQKNIGKKKAYEYNSFLLSFLEGNNIPEKVYLNLINTAKENTEALQRYLKLRKKILGLKKYHNYDGSVSLIKFNKDYEYDNAKKIVLESVKPLGKDYSEKMKKAISEGWIDVFEAKGKRSGAYSAGVYGVHPYMLLNYNKTLDSVFTLAHELGHTLHTLYSDENQPFSMSGYTIFVAEVASTFNERLLLDYMLEKTEDSKEKIALLEQEIRNITGTFYFQALLADYEYRAHSLAENGKPVTANVLSGIMEELFDEYYGKDVEKDELLYVLWSRVPHFFNSPFYVYQYATCFASSAILYDRIIKEKNEIKKKKALKKYIGLLSSGGNDFPMEQLKKAGVDLSKKTAIKAVSEQLNILIDKLENEIKKIDT
- a CDS encoding RNA-binding protein, with protein sequence MKKDIFLKQFPASLEYEVSKLYNTFEIAMEYNIITYTEEFYTPNIWKKLTEKIEGIKVITEGVFKNSDRRQIGFVPEEIFRKEVLNMNGKIKNNMEFPCRLLKIEINSKFSEYTHRDFLGSLIGLNIKRELMGDLILYGDKGYIPVSEKIADYILSELNRIGNVPCIVEKMNMKDAENIPEYRYDDRLIVVSSKRLDSIISAITNISRTKVIEPIEKGKVFIDYYEEKNKARILEIGSLITIRGVGKYKLFSEHGETKKGKERLLIKKYI
- a CDS encoding M48 family metallopeptidase; its protein translation is MRTEKVLGYDVHRKKVKNINLRINSQMEVYISVPMNLHVSYIENFIRSKESWIKKVLNKIETVKLKQTGYEYKTGEIHNFLGEGYVLKVKISNNNKVILKKEREELLLITKFDNFEEKKKIMEKWYFECAKKLFPVVMEKWLNILNERIEHLSIKPMKTRWGSCNYNKRYINLNTELIKRTLFEIEYVVLHELAHLKYPNHGKGFYNYVEKYMPDYRKAEKMLNAKHYY
- the mgtE gene encoding magnesium transporter, producing the protein MIEEKDEITPEEIEELKNEIKHRMSDENEEPEEEEITPEEMAEEIQQIESEEELEEYLEENHSVDIAESFEELDDEDLLRVFELMSDEQKASIVEQADEDLQKRVFELIDDEEAIDILGYMSPDDIADILGYIDIQKSKTILTKMKRSQANKIRELLGYEEDSAGGIMTTQYIAFKENLEIKDVISKIKVIAPKTEVIETIFVINDKKELVGEADLRDILIAADDTKLIEIMNENVIWVNAEEDQEDVARLVSKYDLRVVPVVNKKKKLLGIITIDDIIDVIHEENTEDILKLGGASDEEDVYSEFTVSVKKRLLWLTINLGTAFLAAFTVGIFSNTIDKVVALAATMPIVSGMGGNAGTQSLSITIRALALGEIDMKDTLKIVLKNFLVGAVNGSILGILCGIVMYALYQNAYLGVIIFMAMIGNLVLACITGFLIPITLKAVKIDPAMASAVILTTVTDVFGFFLFLGLATLFLDKLV
- a CDS encoding YkvA family protein, whose translation is MNKREKKFYERFKSENINEEQIKKAKNIAVHLGKVSSKFLLLIKMINSNFKGEFKISTMDKLKIIGAIVYVITPIDAVPDFMPLLGFGDDIAVVTYVLSKLDKLVSEYEKFENLKVRAKEKSEGPDFENMRTVNEESE